In a single window of the Flavobacterium sp. W4I14 genome:
- a CDS encoding hypothetical protein (product_source=Hypo-rule applied) has product MNENNLEYLQNTLKYLGFGDSLNADLKESISHAPEGFKIQSPTKEMLDPAKRYEPGFGDKMTYLLSFSKSKETDMYFFNSYEATLKKADTKDVISQTFYINKGKGVTAKESYNLLSGRAVNKDVVLKSGEKANLWLKLDFTEHTPEKGYKIDPYGKNYGFSLKETVDKFNILNMEKPGFKDQLLKSLERGNLHEVSFMKNGKETTGFVTANPHFKTLDFYDKDLNEVYSKAIDRADTLEKKEIGKVPEMVMEQEPASREKKGVSR; this is encoded by the coding sequence ATGAATGAGAATAATTTAGAGTACTTACAAAATACCTTAAAGTATTTAGGGTTTGGAGATTCCTTAAACGCAGATCTAAAGGAGTCAATTTCGCATGCCCCTGAGGGATTTAAGATCCAGTCTCCCACCAAGGAGATGTTAGATCCGGCTAAAAGATATGAGCCCGGTTTTGGTGATAAGATGACATATTTACTTAGTTTTTCAAAAAGTAAGGAAACCGACATGTATTTTTTTAATAGTTATGAGGCGACATTGAAAAAAGCTGATACGAAGGATGTTATTTCGCAGACTTTTTATATTAATAAAGGGAAAGGGGTGACCGCTAAAGAAAGTTACAATCTGCTTTCGGGGCGTGCGGTAAATAAGGATGTTGTGTTGAAAAGCGGAGAAAAAGCGAACCTTTGGCTTAAGCTGGATTTCACCGAACATACTCCAGAGAAAGGTTACAAAATTGACCCTTATGGCAAAAATTATGGCTTTAGTCTTAAAGAAACAGTAGATAAATTTAATATACTGAATATGGAGAAGCCAGGATTTAAGGATCAGTTGCTTAAAAGCCTTGAACGTGGAAATCTTCATGAGGTGTCGTTTATGAAGAATGGAAAGGAAACAACTGGTTTTGTTACAGCTAATCCCCATTTTAAAACGCTGGATTTTTATGATAAAGATTTAAACGAGGTTTATAGTAAGGCAATAGATAGGGCTGATACGCTTGAAAAAAAAGAGATAGGTAAAGTGCCGGAAATGGTCATGGAACAAGAACCGGCTTCCAGGGAGAAAAAAGGTGTTTCAAGATAA
- a CDS encoding hypothetical protein (product_source=Hypo-rule applied; superfamily=46955), with amino-acid sequence MNLYRGLLVPCFVMLEFFKNIDKWVMGVEVLTKEDLVDFGNGLLEEIRKIVKIDPPVKKKFLKGYEVRAILGISQGTLQNLRINGTLSFSKIGSIYYYDSKVVDDLLEGKTGVAGKQRLWR; translated from the coding sequence ATGAATTTGTACAGGGGACTTTTAGTCCCCTGTTTTGTCATGCTTGAATTTTTTAAGAACATAGATAAATGGGTTATGGGTGTGGAAGTATTAACTAAAGAAGATTTGGTGGATTTTGGTAATGGCTTGCTGGAAGAGATCAGAAAAATTGTCAAAATTGATCCGCCAGTGAAAAAGAAGTTTTTGAAAGGCTATGAAGTAAGGGCCATTTTAGGGATATCCCAGGGAACCTTACAAAATTTAAGGATCAATGGGACGCTGTCGTTTTCAAAGATCGGCAGTATTTATTACTATGATTCCAAAGTAGTTGATGATCTGCTGGAGGGAAAAACTGGAGTGGCTGGAAAACAAAGATTATGGAGGTAA
- a CDS encoding hypothetical protein (product_source=Hypo-rule applied; superfamily=46785): MEVRIIGIGKDKRLKEILTAIHSDIHMTSTDIALLHALITYYIQDGQGDFFQISRSGLMRISKILSTRTYHKSIKKLIRLGYILYEPSYHPKFGSRVSWADGQGSKKL, encoded by the coding sequence ATGGAGGTAAGGATAATTGGTATCGGAAAAGATAAAAGACTGAAGGAAATTTTAACGGCTATCCATTCGGATATTCACATGACCTCTACAGATATCGCTTTATTGCACGCTTTGATTACGTATTATATTCAGGATGGGCAAGGGGATTTTTTTCAGATTTCCCGCAGTGGACTCATGAGAATTAGCAAGATTTTATCTACCCGCACTTATCACAAGAGTATTAAAAAACTAATCAGACTTGGTTACATTTTATATGAGCCTTCCTACCATCCAAAGTTTGGAAGCAGGGTTTCTTGGGCTGATGGGCAGGGTTCAAAAAAGCTATAA
- a CDS encoding hypothetical protein (product_source=COG3877; cath_funfam=2.60.40.790; cog=COG3877; superfamily=49764) yields the protein MIKIHSCYEDETMIIIELSKEEDHNNHWLHYEKNNGEFVRLWLRNCDFANEVAEYYFEQGFLKVREKTAVFIQKFNFQQHTLRKVPPGTKILSLIEIYTGKMSAAG from the coding sequence ATGATAAAAATACACTCCTGTTATGAAGATGAAACCATGATCATTATCGAACTCTCTAAGGAAGAGGATCATAATAATCATTGGCTTCACTATGAAAAGAATAATGGAGAATTTGTCCGTCTCTGGCTAAGAAACTGCGACTTCGCGAATGAAGTGGCAGAATACTATTTCGAACAGGGTTTCCTCAAAGTACGTGAGAAAACCGCAGTGTTTATCCAAAAGTTTAACTTTCAGCAACACACGCTACGTAAAGTTCCTCCAGGTACAAAAATCCTTAGTCTTATCGAAATCTATACAGGCAAAATGAGCGCCGCCGGTTAA
- a CDS encoding YHS domain-containing protein (product_source=COG3350; cath_funfam=1.10.620.20; cog=COG3350; smart=SM00746; superfamily=48108) — MKTDKDPITYHCEECNEILHGRIDKRFCSDLCRTSFNNRKRQKVAAIDPPFLREIPKIILNNYRILSRLTSGSKTTVRKTLLDQQGFNFKYITSCYKTTEGDLYYFCFDLGYLPIKGDRILIVNQQSQIEI; from the coding sequence ATGAAAACAGACAAAGATCCTATCACGTACCACTGTGAAGAATGTAACGAAATACTCCACGGCAGAATAGATAAGCGGTTTTGCAGCGACCTTTGCCGTACCAGTTTCAATAACCGCAAAAGACAAAAAGTTGCTGCAATAGATCCGCCTTTCCTACGTGAAATACCTAAGATAATTCTCAACAACTACAGGATACTCTCCAGGCTCACTTCAGGAAGTAAGACAACTGTCCGAAAAACGCTCCTCGACCAACAGGGTTTTAATTTTAAGTACATAACCAGTTGTTACAAAACCACCGAAGGAGATCTTTATTATTTTTGTTTTGACCTGGGCTACCTTCCAATAAAAGGAGATAGAATACTTATTGTAAACCAGCAATCACAGATTGAAATATAA
- a CDS encoding DNA repair protein RadC (product_source=KO:K03630; ko=KO:K03630; pfam=PF11680), giving the protein MKNRTIATETFNSGRRNFFLDFKMARNNTNYIQITRSDEQRDGTYTSRRIVVFQEDFEFLISAFCSLFTTASQIGEREKSVLDLFHEKKQERIYGIKVLPVELRPREKLLLTGGNAMKTAELLAILVGSGTPDNSALDIGNEIFKTRAFDLKGLAGMKHADLSRFKGIGSAKSSVVLAAIELGRRIFS; this is encoded by the coding sequence ATGAAAAACAGGACTATTGCTACAGAGACATTCAATTCCGGAAGAAGAAACTTTTTTCTGGACTTTAAAATGGCCAGGAATAATACTAATTATATACAGATTACCAGAAGTGATGAACAGCGGGATGGGACTTACACTAGCCGCCGGATCGTTGTCTTTCAGGAAGATTTTGAATTTCTTATCTCTGCCTTTTGTTCGCTGTTTACAACAGCTTCGCAAATTGGAGAAAGGGAAAAGTCTGTACTTGATTTATTTCATGAGAAAAAGCAGGAGCGTATCTATGGAATTAAGGTGCTACCGGTCGAGTTAAGGCCAAGGGAAAAACTTTTATTGACAGGAGGGAATGCTATGAAAACAGCGGAATTGCTGGCCATACTGGTCGGCTCTGGAACACCTGATAATAGCGCGCTGGATATCGGCAATGAGATATTTAAAACCAGAGCCTTTGACCTGAAAGGGTTGGCCGGCATGAAACATGCTGATCTGTCACGGTTTAAAGGTATCGGTTCCGCAAAATCCAGTGTCGTGCTGGCAGCCATTGAACTTGGCCGGAGAATCTTCAGCTAA
- a CDS encoding hypothetical protein (product_source=Hypo-rule applied; pfam=PF10543) — protein MENNLQRPITEETITGKIYHIRNQKVMLDSDLADLYQVETKQLKRQVKRNLLRFPEDFMFELSDDEQKILRRQFGTLGHGTYSKYRTMAFTEQGVAMLSSILNSERAILVNIEIIRTFTKIRSTIAQSTVLRQEIEKIKNRLDNQDKNLEIVFKYLDELIAPPIPEPVPRQRIGFRPDMI, from the coding sequence ATGGAAAATAACCTACAACGCCCGATCACCGAAGAAACGATCACAGGCAAAATATATCACATAAGAAATCAAAAAGTAATGCTGGACAGTGATTTAGCTGATCTTTATCAGGTCGAAACCAAACAGCTAAAGCGGCAGGTAAAAAGAAACCTTTTAAGATTCCCTGAAGATTTTATGTTTGAACTTAGCGATGACGAACAGAAAATCCTAAGGCGCCAATTTGGCACCTTAGGACATGGAACGTATTCAAAATATCGGACTATGGCTTTTACAGAACAGGGAGTTGCAATGCTTTCAAGTATCCTGAACAGTGAACGGGCCATTCTGGTGAACATCGAAATCATCAGAACATTTACTAAAATCCGTTCAACGATTGCACAAAGCACAGTTTTAAGGCAAGAAATCGAAAAGATCAAAAACCGTCTGGACAACCAGGATAAAAATTTGGAAATTGTATTTAAGTATTTGGATGAACTTATTGCACCACCAATACCTGAACCGGTACCCAGACAGCGTATCGGCTTCAGACCTGACATGATATAG
- a CDS encoding site-specific recombinase XerD (product_source=COG4974; cath_funfam=1.10.150.130,1.10.443.10; cog=COG4974; pfam=PF00589,PF13102,PF17293; superfamily=56349), translating to MKRNFSLLFFLKRRNTDQNGSTSVYLRITVDKKRSEAATGKQCKEEDWDNGKFKGRTEKAKTLNLFLHQLELKVQEAHRQILIRDEELTAQTLMNEFLGKKHRIRKLKEVFKAHNQEMEAMVGIEFAPMTLLRYQTALRHVEQFLREKHKIQDIDIRKINHEFLTDFEFFLRTTRKCNNNSAVKYIKNLKKIIKLCLANGWINRDPFANFKAKVKVVERPCLSQEQITLLEIREFGNERLDRVKDIFLFSCYTGLAYIDIYQLKRSQIIDKNGDEKWIIINRQKTGTPTRLPLLPKAITLLDKYKNHPLSIDQDKAFPVSSNQKMNAYLKEIADLCDVKIPLSYHIARHTFATTITLQNGVPIETVSKMLGHKDIRTTQHYAKTLDIKVGRDMAILREKLVGKPKKPTGINYNYTITNNNGK from the coding sequence ATGAAAAGAAATTTCAGTTTACTCTTCTTTCTAAAGAGAAGAAACACAGACCAAAATGGTAGTACATCAGTTTATTTAAGGATAACTGTTGACAAAAAGCGTTCTGAAGCTGCCACTGGCAAACAATGCAAGGAGGAAGATTGGGACAACGGTAAATTTAAAGGCCGAACTGAAAAAGCAAAAACGCTTAACCTTTTTCTCCATCAACTAGAGTTGAAAGTCCAGGAGGCACACAGACAGATTTTAATCAGGGATGAGGAACTCACTGCCCAAACACTTATGAATGAGTTTCTTGGAAAAAAACACAGAATTAGAAAACTGAAAGAGGTATTTAAAGCTCACAATCAAGAAATGGAAGCAATGGTGGGGATAGAGTTCGCACCAATGACATTGCTCCGATACCAGACTGCGCTAAGACATGTCGAACAATTTTTAAGGGAAAAGCACAAAATTCAAGATATTGACATCAGAAAAATTAACCATGAATTTTTAACAGACTTTGAGTTCTTTCTTAGAACGACAAGGAAATGCAACAATAACTCAGCTGTTAAATATATCAAAAACCTTAAAAAAATCATAAAGCTTTGCCTGGCAAACGGATGGATTAACAGAGACCCATTCGCTAATTTTAAAGCAAAGGTAAAAGTGGTTGAAAGACCATGCCTTTCACAAGAGCAGATAACGCTGTTAGAAATCCGGGAGTTTGGAAACGAACGACTGGATCGTGTTAAAGATATATTTCTCTTCAGTTGTTATACAGGACTTGCTTATATAGATATTTATCAGTTGAAAAGATCACAAATCATTGATAAAAATGGAGATGAGAAATGGATTATTATCAACCGACAAAAGACAGGCACTCCAACCAGGTTACCACTGTTGCCAAAGGCAATCACCTTGCTCGATAAATATAAAAATCACCCACTATCCATCGATCAAGATAAAGCTTTCCCCGTTAGCTCTAATCAAAAAATGAATGCCTACCTCAAGGAAATCGCAGATTTATGCGACGTCAAAATTCCACTATCCTACCACATTGCCCGACATACCTTTGCCACAACGATTACCCTTCAAAACGGGGTTCCCATCGAAACAGTAAGCAAAATGCTCGGACATAAAGATATAAGAACTACCCAGCATTATGCCAAGACACTGGACATAAAAGTAGGAAGAGATATGGCCATATTAAGGGAAAAACTTGTCGGCAAGCCAAAAAAGCCTACCGGTATAAATTATAACTACACCATAACGAATAATAATGGAAAATAA
- a CDS encoding aspartate aminotransferase (product_source=KO:K00812; cath_funfam=3.40.640.10; cog=COG0436; ko=KO:K00812; pfam=PF00155; superfamily=53383), producing the protein MPKISQKGVQMPASPIRKLTPFADQAKKDGKKVFHLNIGQPDIETPEGMLNAIKNIDFNVWAYTPSEGTLAYRLKLTEYYNKLGYNITPENILVTVGGSEAITIAMQTCVNEGDEIIIPEPFYANYNGFACMSNVVVKPILSYIENGFALPPIAEFEKLITEKTKAIIICNPNNPTGYLYSRAELEALKTLCVKYDLFLFSDEAYREFCYDGREFISPMHLDGLDENVVIMDTISKRYSACGARLGCLITKNKDVIASGLKFAQARLSPGMVEQIAGAAAVDTPDSYFEKVNIEYTLRRDTLVNRLNNIEGVFCPNPGGAFYVVAKFPIDDADKFCQWILEDFTHNNQTVMMAPATGFYSTPGSGKNEVRMAYVLNTDDLNAAMDCLEVALQQYPGRVG; encoded by the coding sequence ATGCCAAAAATTTCACAAAAAGGTGTGCAGATGCCTGCATCACCAATCAGAAAGTTAACTCCATTTGCAGATCAAGCTAAAAAAGATGGTAAAAAAGTTTTCCATTTAAATATTGGTCAACCAGATATCGAAACACCTGAAGGAATGTTAAACGCCATCAAAAACATTGATTTTAATGTTTGGGCCTATACTCCATCAGAAGGTACACTTGCCTACCGCTTAAAACTTACCGAATACTACAATAAACTGGGTTACAATATTACACCCGAAAATATATTGGTAACAGTTGGTGGTTCTGAGGCCATCACCATTGCCATGCAAACCTGCGTAAACGAGGGCGATGAAATTATCATTCCAGAACCTTTTTATGCCAATTATAATGGTTTTGCCTGCATGAGCAATGTGGTGGTAAAACCCATCCTTTCTTACATTGAAAATGGTTTTGCTTTGCCTCCGATTGCCGAATTCGAAAAACTGATTACGGAAAAAACGAAGGCAATCATCATTTGTAACCCTAATAACCCAACTGGTTATTTATATTCAAGAGCAGAATTAGAGGCGTTAAAAACACTTTGTGTTAAATACGATCTATTTTTATTCTCAGACGAAGCTTATCGCGAATTCTGTTATGATGGAAGAGAATTTATTTCTCCGATGCATTTAGATGGTTTAGATGAAAATGTGGTGATTATGGATACGATTTCTAAACGTTACAGCGCTTGTGGTGCGCGTTTAGGTTGTTTAATCACCAAAAACAAAGATGTTATTGCATCAGGATTAAAATTTGCACAAGCAAGATTAAGTCCGGGTATGGTTGAACAAATTGCTGGTGCAGCGGCTGTTGATACACCTGATAGTTATTTCGAAAAAGTAAATATCGAATATACTTTGCGCCGTGATACTTTGGTTAATCGGTTAAATAATATCGAAGGTGTTTTCTGCCCTAATCCGGGCGGTGCATTTTACGTGGTAGCAAAATTCCCCATTGATGATGCTGATAAATTCTGTCAGTGGATTTTAGAAGATTTTACACATAATAACCAAACGGTAATGATGGCGCCTGCAACGGGCTTCTATTCTACCCCAGGTTCTGGTAAAAACGAAGTACGTATGGCATACGTGTTAAATACTGATGATTTAAACGCAGCGATGGACTGTTTAGAAGTAGCATTGCAACAATATCCGGGAAGAGTGGGTTAA
- a CDS encoding hypothetical protein (product_source=Hypo-rule applied; cleavage_site_network=SignalP-noTM; pfam=PF07610; superfamily=49503), with product MKKILVLFAFVLGLGIAVNAQTKPAEFKFESETHDFGKIVLNKPVTYDFKYTNIGEEPLIITKAEASCGCTVPKYTSTPLKKGETGVISVTFNAAAGPSTFSKAVTITSNAKTPIKVLYIKGETVATASK from the coding sequence ATGAAAAAGATCTTAGTATTATTCGCTTTTGTTTTAGGTTTAGGTATTGCCGTAAATGCGCAAACTAAACCTGCAGAGTTTAAATTTGAATCGGAAACTCACGATTTCGGTAAAATCGTTTTAAACAAACCAGTAACTTACGATTTCAAATACACCAATATTGGCGAAGAGCCATTAATTATTACCAAAGCTGAAGCAAGTTGTGGATGTACAGTACCTAAATACACTTCAACCCCATTGAAAAAAGGTGAAACGGGTGTAATTTCGGTAACATTTAACGCAGCTGCTGGTCCATCAACTTTTTCAAAAGCTGTAACCATTACTTCAAATGCTAAAACACCAATTAAAGTGCTTTACATTAAAGGTGAAACGGTTGCCACAGCTTCGAAATAA
- a CDS encoding pyruvate/2-oxoglutarate/acetoin dehydrogenase E1 component/TPP-dependent pyruvate/acetoin dehydrogenase alpha subunit (product_source=COG0022/COG1071; cath_funfam=3.40.50.920,3.40.50.970; cog=COG0022,COG1071; pfam=PF00676,PF02779,PF02780; smart=SM00861; superfamily=52518,52922), with amino-acid sequence MPNEKLMTNTIDASELSFNDFKSIVINDYKIAFESRQASILGRREVLTGKAKFGIFGDGKEVPQVAMAKAFKNGDWRSGYYRDQTFAFATGISTIKEFFAQLYANPTDGADPFSGGRQMNCHFATKSINEDGSWNDLTQIKNCSSDISPTGGQMARLVGLAYASKLFRQNKELDYLKHFSVNGNEVAFGTIGNASTSEGVFFEAINAAGVLQIPMAISIWDDAYGISVPAKYQTTKEDISEVLKGFQREPDQPGYEIYKVKGWDYPALCEVYEKAINVCRDEHVPVLIHVTELTQPQGHSTSGSHERYKSKDRLAWETEHDCILKMRAWMLDSAVATEEEIAEIEKEAKIFVRNAQKEAWNEFLDSIKPEQKQVVDLIGGVAKHQPELARIAANLASTADAQRREVFTAVRKAIRLSASFNSPERDELLTWYKQQAKFNHDRYNSKLHTDGKESPDMIAVVNAAYDEQSKMVDGREVLNACFNENFARDPRLVAFGEDLGNIGDVNQGFAGLQAKYGELRITDTGIREMTIMGQGIGLAMRGLKPIAEIQYLDYLIFALNVLSDDLASLSYRTKGIQKAPVIVRTRGHRLEGVWHSGSPISMILGALRGMHLCVPRNMTQAAGMYNTLFRADEPAVVIECLNGYRLKEKLPINVGDFTVPLGKAEVLEEGTDITVVSYGSSLKIVQEAAEELSLLGISVEIIDPQTLLPFDTTQVCVNSLAKTNKLLVVDEDVPGGASAYILQKVLEEQKGYFHLDGQPKTLSAKAHRPPFGSDGDYFSKPSVDDVIETIYQMMHDANPTKYPAFF; translated from the coding sequence ATGCCGAATGAAAAATTGATGACCAACACTATTGATGCTTCAGAACTCAGTTTTAACGATTTTAAATCTATCGTTATAAACGACTATAAAATAGCCTTTGAAAGTAGGCAGGCCAGTATTTTAGGCCGTAGAGAAGTATTGACAGGGAAGGCTAAATTTGGCATTTTTGGCGATGGAAAAGAGGTACCCCAGGTGGCTATGGCGAAAGCTTTTAAAAACGGCGATTGGCGCTCGGGCTATTACCGCGATCAGACTTTTGCATTTGCAACAGGGATTTCTACCATTAAAGAATTTTTTGCACAGCTTTATGCCAATCCAACCGACGGAGCTGATCCGTTTTCTGGTGGAAGGCAAATGAACTGCCATTTTGCGACAAAATCAATTAACGAAGATGGAAGCTGGAACGATTTAACGCAGATTAAAAACTGTTCATCAGATATTTCTCCTACCGGTGGCCAGATGGCCCGTTTGGTTGGCTTAGCTTATGCCTCTAAATTATTTAGGCAAAATAAGGAGCTGGATTACTTAAAGCACTTTTCGGTTAACGGAAATGAAGTTGCTTTTGGTACCATTGGTAATGCATCAACTTCTGAAGGGGTGTTTTTTGAAGCCATTAATGCTGCGGGCGTTTTGCAGATACCCATGGCGATCTCGATTTGGGATGATGCTTATGGCATTTCAGTTCCGGCAAAATATCAAACTACAAAAGAAGATATTTCTGAAGTTTTAAAAGGCTTTCAGCGCGAACCTGATCAACCAGGGTATGAAATTTATAAAGTAAAGGGCTGGGATTATCCAGCTTTATGCGAGGTGTATGAAAAAGCAATAAATGTATGTAGAGACGAACATGTACCTGTTTTAATTCACGTTACCGAACTTACTCAACCTCAAGGTCACTCTACCTCTGGCTCGCACGAAAGGTATAAATCAAAAGATCGTTTAGCTTGGGAAACCGAACACGATTGCATCCTGAAAATGCGTGCCTGGATGCTCGATTCTGCAGTAGCAACCGAAGAGGAAATTGCAGAGATTGAAAAAGAGGCGAAAATTTTTGTTCGTAATGCACAAAAGGAAGCTTGGAATGAGTTTTTAGATAGCATTAAACCCGAGCAAAAACAAGTGGTTGATTTAATTGGGGGTGTAGCTAAACATCAACCAGAACTGGCCAGAATTGCTGCAAATCTAGCTTCAACTGCCGATGCGCAGCGCAGGGAGGTTTTTACGGCCGTACGAAAAGCCATTCGCTTATCGGCTAGTTTTAATTCCCCAGAACGCGATGAACTGCTAACCTGGTATAAACAGCAGGCCAAATTTAATCACGACCGTTATAATTCTAAACTGCATACTGATGGCAAAGAAAGTCCGGATATGATTGCAGTGGTGAACGCGGCATATGATGAACAATCGAAAATGGTCGACGGTAGGGAAGTGCTTAATGCCTGCTTTAACGAGAACTTTGCCCGCGATCCTCGTTTAGTGGCTTTCGGAGAAGATTTAGGAAATATTGGCGATGTAAATCAAGGCTTTGCAGGTTTACAGGCTAAATATGGTGAGTTGAGGATTACCGATACTGGAATTAGAGAAATGACCATTATGGGGCAAGGCATTGGTTTGGCCATGAGGGGTTTAAAACCGATTGCTGAAATACAATATCTTGATTATTTGATTTTTGCACTAAATGTACTCAGCGACGATTTAGCATCGCTTTCATACCGAACCAAAGGGATTCAAAAAGCACCTGTTATTGTGCGTACCCGTGGTCATCGATTGGAAGGAGTCTGGCATTCAGGTTCACCGATTAGCATGATTTTGGGGGCTTTAAGGGGGATGCATTTATGTGTACCAAGAAACATGACTCAAGCTGCCGGCATGTACAACACCCTTTTTAGGGCTGATGAGCCTGCCGTGGTAATTGAATGTTTAAATGGTTACCGACTTAAAGAAAAACTACCTATCAATGTTGGCGATTTTACGGTTCCATTAGGTAAAGCAGAGGTTTTAGAAGAAGGAACTGATATAACCGTAGTATCTTACGGGTCGTCCTTAAAAATTGTTCAGGAAGCGGCAGAAGAATTGAGCTTATTGGGCATTTCTGTAGAAATTATAGATCCTCAAACTTTATTACCTTTCGATACCACTCAGGTTTGTGTAAACTCCCTTGCCAAAACCAATAAATTACTGGTTGTGGATGAGGACGTTCCCGGAGGTGCATCCGCATATATCCTGCAAAAGGTACTCGAAGAACAAAAAGGTTATTTCCATTTAGATGGCCAGCCGAAAACATTATCGGCTAAAGCACACCGTCCGCCATTTGGATCTGATGGGGATTATTTCAGTAAACCGTCGGTTGATGATGTAATTGAAACCATTTACCAGATGATGCACGATGCAAATCCAACTAAATACCCCGCATTTTTTTAA